CAATGGTTACTTGGCCGAAAAGGTCCAGCGGCAACCAACCATTTTGAAGGTGGAGGATTTGTCCGCTCGAATGAAGATGTGAAATACCCAAATTTGATGTTCCACTTCCTTCCAGTAGCGGTTCGATATGATGGACAAAAAGCAGATACAGCACATGGCTTTCAAGTCCATGTGGGACCTATGTATTCTGATGCACGGGGATCATTAAAGATTCGTTCGAAAAATCCTAAAGAGCATCCGAGTATGGTCTATAATTATCTTTCAACAGAACAGGATCGAAGTGAGTGGATTGAAGCGGTACGCATTTCTAGAGAAATTATGTCTCAGCCAGCAATGGCTCCTTACAATTCAGGTGAAATTTCTCCTGGTTCATCTGTGAAAACGGATGAGGAAATTTTGGATTGGGTGGCGAAAGATGCGGAGACAGCTCTTCATCCGTCGTGCACAGCAAAAATGGGGCCAGTTTCAGACCCGATGGCTGTCGTAGATCCAGAAACGATGAAGGTACACGGGCTTGAAAATGTACGTGTCGCTGATGCGTCTGCTATGCCTTATGTCACAAATGGTAATATCCATGCACCTGTGTTAATGTTGGCAGAAAAAGCAGCGGATCTTATCCTTGGGCGCGAACCACTTGCACCTATTCATGCCGATTTTTACCGTCATGGGGTACATTCAGCCGATGCAGGCACATTAAAAGGTTAACCTAACCAATTTTTAGGCCTCTTTCAACATGTATGATCACTGAAACAAACATGTTATGAAAGAGTGCCTTCTCTTTTTTGCTAAAACATTATTAAAAAATTGGAGTTGATAGATGTGAGTCTAAAACAACAATACATTAATGGTGAATGGGTGACGGCGATTTCAGGCGAAACACGCGATATTATAAATCCATTTAACCAGGAAGTGATTGCCACTGTTCCAGAAGGTAACGATCAAGATGCGAAAGCAGCGATCACTGCAGCAAGAGAAGCCTTTGATAACGGTGAATGGTCTTCAACCCCAGCGACAGAGCGGGGGGCTATCGTAAGAAAAATCGCTGAATTAATTGAGAGAGATAAAGAAGAACTTGCCAGATTAGAATCGTTAGATACTGGTAAAACAGTTGAAGAAAGCCGAGGCGACATGGATGATATCGCTGGCGTATTTCGCTATTATGCTGAACTTGCCGACAAAGATGGCGGAGAACTGATTGATTCTCCAGTGCCAAATGGTATCAGTCGGGTCGTTCGTGAACCTGTTGGCGTTTGTGGGCAAATTACACCGTGGAATTATCCATTATTACAAGCATCTTGGAAACTAGCACCAGCTCTTGCCACGGGAAACACGTTAATCATGAAGCCAAGTGAAATTACCCCACTTACGACTATTAAAGTATTTGAACTGATAGAAGAGGCAGGAGTACCTGCCGGTGTTGCAAACCTAGTACTTGGTGCTGGTCATACTGTTGGTGCTGAACTAGCGAGCAATGGTGATGTTGATCTTATTTCCTTTACTGGCGGTATTGTAACTGGGAAGAAAATTATGCAAGCAGCAAGCGTTAACGTGAAAAAGCTTGCTCTTGAACTCGGTGGCAAAAACCCTAACATCATTTTTGCAGATGCCGATTTTGACATAGCTGTAGACCAAGCTTTAAACGGGGTATTCTTCCACGCAGGACAAATCTGTTCTGCTGGTACAAGACTGATTGTTGAAGAAAGTATTCACGATAAGTTCGTTAGCGCACTTGTAGAGCGAGTGAAAAAGTTTAAACTAGGAAGCGGATTTGACGAAGAGACCCAAATGGGGCCACTCATTTCAGCTGATCACCTTGCAAAAGTCGAAAAATATGTTGAAACAGGTGTGAAAGAAGGGGCGACATTAGCGGTGGGTGGCCACCGTCCAGAAAATTCGGACCTTCAAAAAGGTTTTTTCTACTTGCCTACTATTTTTACGGACTGTACGACAGATATGAAGATAGTTCAAGAGGAAGCTTTTGGACCTGTTATCACGGTCGAGAAATTCCGTACCGAAGAGGAAGCAGTCAAACTTGCCAATGACTCTATTTACGGACTAGCTGGTGGCGTTTGGACGAACGATATTGCAAAAGCTGAACGTTGTGTCGCCAAGATGCGTATGGGAACGGTTTGGATCAATGAATTTAACTTATACTTCCCACATGCCCCATGGGGTGGTTTTAAGCAATCTGGAATTGGACGTGAACTAGGAAAACTAGGTATTGAAGAATATACAGAAACAAAGCATATTTTCCAAAACCTCAAACCTGAACCGATTAATTGGTTCTAGTTGTTGATATTAGTTTTGTATGGAAAATGCAGAAAGGACGCTTTCGTTCGGTGACCTCACTGTCTCGAAAGTGTCCTTTTTTGTCTTCAATTAGTAACAGACCTATAAACTTCTGCGTAGTTATGGAATTCATTTATAAACAGGCCACGCTGCCCTATTTTTAAGTATCCTTTTGTGTGGAGCCTTCTTAAAACGCCACTTCAATATCCACATCTTCACCAACATTTTCCCAATCTTCATCTAGTGGAGCGTTCCATGTTAAACGGACACTTTCAACATCTGCTGCATCTGAATTTTCAAGCACAAAGAAAAAGGTTCCATTTGCTTTCGTTCCGGCCATCATCTCGCCATCAATATAATCTGATAGCCACATGTCAGATTCTAGTTGCTCACCAGTTGATGTGGCAATAGTCGCTTGTCCAGAATAGAACATAATGTCTTCATCCGCCGTGTTCTCCACAGTGAGGTCAAGCTGAATCATATGAAGTTCTTCAGTGTCCAAAATCTCTGCCATCTCGTCTGATAACTCACCGGACTGGGCGTTAAGTTGTTCAATTTCCATGACGATTGGGCCCGTTTCGATCGTC
The genomic region above belongs to Bacillus sp. A301a_S52 and contains:
- the betB gene encoding betaine-aldehyde dehydrogenase, giving the protein MSLKQQYINGEWVTAISGETRDIINPFNQEVIATVPEGNDQDAKAAITAAREAFDNGEWSSTPATERGAIVRKIAELIERDKEELARLESLDTGKTVEESRGDMDDIAGVFRYYAELADKDGGELIDSPVPNGISRVVREPVGVCGQITPWNYPLLQASWKLAPALATGNTLIMKPSEITPLTTIKVFELIEEAGVPAGVANLVLGAGHTVGAELASNGDVDLISFTGGIVTGKKIMQAASVNVKKLALELGGKNPNIIFADADFDIAVDQALNGVFFHAGQICSAGTRLIVEESIHDKFVSALVERVKKFKLGSGFDEETQMGPLISADHLAKVEKYVETGVKEGATLAVGGHRPENSDLQKGFFYLPTIFTDCTTDMKIVQEEAFGPVITVEKFRTEEEAVKLANDSIYGLAGGVWTNDIAKAERCVAKMRMGTVWINEFNLYFPHAPWGGFKQSGIGRELGKLGIEEYTETKHIFQNLKPEPINWF